The window GATAGCGTTGGAAAATCCAAGAGAATAGTTGGAAAAACGATCACCATCGAAGAAAGCAAGCTTCCCGCTGTAAAAGAAGACGAATATTATTTTTACCAGGTGATAGGGATGAAAGTTTACGATGAAGATGGAAATTACCTGGGGAAAATAGCCGACGTCATTCAAACAGGTTCAAACGACGTATTCGTCGTGAAGAATGAAAATGGAGAGGAATTGATGATTCCTTCCATAAAGGATTACGTCTTGAAATTGGACAAGGAGCACTCCGAACTCAAAATAAGGAAAATGGTGTGGTATTAATTGAGAATTGAAGTTGTTACCACCATCCCACAAGTGTTCGAGCCATTTACGAAATTCGGAGTTGTCGGAAGGGCCATTCAAAAGGAGATCGTAAAGTTCAAGACCATAGATCTCAGAGAATACACCCACGATGCCCATAGAACCACCGATGATTACGCTTACGGAACAGGTATTGGGATGGTCATGAAGGTTGAACCGGTCTTTGAGATGTTCGATGACTACATTTCCAAATTCCCACGTCCATGGGTTGTCTATCCTTCTCCGCAAGGAGAAAAATTCGATCAAGAAAAGGCGAAAGAGTTAGCTCAAAGAGAAGATGTTATGTTTCTTTGCGGAAGATACGAAGGGTTGGACGAAAGAATAATGACAATCGTGGATGAGGAGATATCCATTGGCGATTTTGTCGTTA is drawn from Mesoaciditoga lauensis cd-1655R = DSM 25116 and contains these coding sequences:
- the trmD gene encoding tRNA (guanosine(37)-N1)-methyltransferase TrmD codes for the protein MRIEVVTTIPQVFEPFTKFGVVGRAIQKEIVKFKTIDLREYTHDAHRTTDDYAYGTGIGMVMKVEPVFEMFDDYISKFPRPWVVYPSPQGEKFDQEKAKELAQREDVMFLCGRYEGLDERIMTIVDEEISIGDFVVSGAEYVTMVFIDAIARMIPNVVGKRESVIDDSFYNDLLDYAHYTRPMEYRGMKVPEILRSGDHAKIGKYLLKDALKRTIQKRPDLFLKHDLTLEEKAALVELFKEMLKKC
- the rimM gene encoding ribosome maturation factor RimM (Essential for efficient processing of 16S rRNA) — protein: MNERRVEIGKIYTTFGLNGDVKVYTYVEDAVFQTFDGEEIWIGDEDSSLKVKVKSAKLSKKRNFLVKLEGFDSVGKSKRIVGKTITIEESKLPAVKEDEYYFYQVIGMKVYDEDGNYLGKIADVIQTGSNDVFVVKNENGEELMIPSIKDYVLKLDKEHSELKIRKMVWY